A part of Neovison vison isolate M4711 chromosome 6, ASM_NN_V1, whole genome shotgun sequence genomic DNA contains:
- the LOC122909200 gene encoding L-lactate dehydrogenase A chain-like, translating to MATLKDQLIQNLLKEEHVPQNKITVVGVGAVGMACAISILMKDLADELALVDVMEDKLKGEMMDLQHGSLFLRTPKIVSGKDYNVTANSKLVIITAGARQQEGESRLNLVQRNVNIFKFIIPNVVKYSPNCKLLVVSNPVDILTYVAWKISGFPKNRVIGSGCNLDSARFRYLMGERLGVHPLSCHGWILGEHGDSSVPVWSGVNIAGVSLKNLHPDLGTDADKEQWKEVHKQVVDSAYEVIKLKGYTSWAIGLSVADLAESIMKNLRQVHPISTMIKGLYGIKDDVFLSVPCILGQNGISDVVKVTLTPEEEARLKKSADTLWGIQKELQF from the coding sequence ATGGCAACTCTCAAAGACCAGCTGATACAGAATCTTCTTAAGGAAGAACATGTCCCCCAAAATAAGATTACAGTTGTTGGGGTTGGTGCTGTTGGCATGGCTTGTGCCATCAGTATCTTAATGAAGGACTTGGCCGATGAACTTGCTCTTGTTGATGTCATGGAAGACAAACTGAAGGGAGAGATGATGGATCTCCAGCATGGAAGCCTTTTCCTTAGAACACCAAAAATTGTCTCTGGCAAAGACTATAATGTGACTGCAAACTCCAAGTTGGTTATTATCACAGCTGGGGCACGTCAGCAAGAGGGAGAAAGCCGTCTTAATTTGGTCCAGCGTAACGTGAACATCTTTAAGTTCATCATTCCTAATGTTGTCAAATACAGCCCAAACTGCAAGTTGCTTGTTGTTTCCAATCCAGTGGATATCTTGACCTATGTGGCTTGGAAGATAAGTGGCTTTCCCAAAAACCGTGTTATTGGAAGTGGTTGCAATCTGGATTCAGCCCGGTTCCGTTACCTAATGGGGGAAAGGCTGGGAGTTCACCCGTTAAGCTGTCACGGGTGGATCCTCGGGGAGCATGGAGACTCCAGTGTGCCTGTATGGAGTGGAGTAAACATTGCTGGTGTGTCTCTGAAGAATCTGCACCCTGACTTAGGCACTGATGCAGATAAGGAACAGTGGAAAGAGGTTCACAAACAGGTGGTTGACAGTGCCTATGAGGTGATCAAACTGAAAGGCTACACTTCCTGGGCCATTGGACTGTCTGTGGCAGATTTGGCAGAAAGTATAATGAAGAATCTTAGGCAGGTGCATCCAATTTCCACCATGATTAAGGGTCTCTATGGAATAAAAGATGATGTCTTCCTTAGTGTTCCTTGCATCTTGGGACAGAATGGAATTTCAGATGTTGTGAAGGTGACTCTAACTCCTGAGGAAGAGGCCCGTTTGAAGAAGAGTGCAGATACACTCTGGGGGATCCAAAAGGAGCTgcagttttaa